A region of Panthera uncia isolate 11264 chromosome D4, Puncia_PCG_1.0, whole genome shotgun sequence DNA encodes the following proteins:
- the KYAT1 gene encoding kynurenine--oxoglutarate transaminase 1 isoform X3 → MAKRVQARRLDGIDHNPWVEFVKMASECDAVNLGQGFPDFPPPDFAVEAFQHALSSDFMLNQYTRAFGYPPLTKILASFFGKLLGQEIDPFKNVLVTVGAYGALFTAFQALVEEGDEVIIIEPFFDCYEPMTLMAGGHPVFVTLKPGPTRDGELDSSSNWQLDPTELASKFTSHTKALILNTPNNPVGKVFSKAELELVASLCQQHDVICISDEVYQWLVYDGYQHVSIASLPGMWERTLTIGSAGKTFSATGWKVGWVLGPDSLMKHLRTVHQNSIYHCPTQGQAAVAQSFEHEQLHFGQASSYFARFPQAMQRTRDHMIRSLQSVGLKPVVSQGSYFFMADISDFKSKMPDLPGDVDEPYDRRFVKWMIKTKGLVAIPVSTFYSVPHRKIFDHYIRFCFVKDESTLQAMDEKLQKWKKELRP, encoded by the exons ATGGCCAAGAGGGTGCAAGCTCGCAGGCTGGACGGGATTGACCACAACCCATG GGTGGAGTTTGTGAAAATGGCCAGTGAATGCGATGCTGTGAACTTGGGCCAAGGCTTCCCCGACTTCCCACCCCCAGATTTTGCTGTGGAAGCCTTTCAGCACGCCCTCAGCAGCGACTTCATGCTGAACCAGTACACCAGGGCATTT GGTTACCCACCCCTGACAAAGATCCTGGCAAGTTTCTTTGGGAAGCTGCTGGGACAGGAGATAGACCCGTTCAAGAACGTGCTGGTGACTGTGGGTGCCTATGGGGCCCTGTTCACAGCCTTCCAGGCCCTGGTGGAAGAAGGAGACGAG GTCATCATCATTGAGCCCTTTTTTGACTGTTATGAACCCATGACGTTGATGGCGGGGGGTCATCCTGTGTTTGTGACCTTGAAGCCG GGCCCTACTCGGGATGGGGAACTGGATTCCAGCAGCAACTGGCAGCTGGACCCCACAGAGCTGGCCAGCAAGTTTACCTCTCATACCAAAGCCCTAATTCTCAACACACCCAACAACCCTGTGGGAAAG GTGTTCTCCAAGGCGGAACTGGAGCTAGTGGCCAGCCTGTGCCAGCAGCATGACGTGATATGCATCTCTGACGAGGTCTACCAGTGGCTGGTCTACGACGGGTACCAGCATGTCAGCATCG CCAGTCTTCCTGGTATGTGGGAACGCACCCTGACCATTGGCAGCGCTGGCAAGACCTTCAGCGCCACTGGCTGGAAG GTGGGCTGGGTCCTGGGCCCGGACAGCCTCATGAAACACCTGCGCACGGTGCACCAGAACTCTATCTACCACTGTCCCACGCAGGGTCAG GCGGCAGTGGCCCAGAGCTTCGAGCACGAGCAGCTTCACTTTGGCCAAGCCAGCAGCTACTTTGCGCGGTTCCCGCAGGCCATGCAGCGCACCCGTGACCACATGATACGCAGCCTGCAGTCTGTGGGCTTGAAGCCCGTGGTCTCCCAGGGCAGCTACTTCTTCATGGCAGACATCTCAGACTTCA AGAGCAAGATGCCCGACTTGCCTGGTGACGTGGATGAGCCCTACGACAGACGCTTCGTCAAGTGGATGATCAAAACCAAG ggctTGGTGGCCATCCCGGTCTCCACCTTCTACAGCGTGCCTCATCGGAAGATCTTTGACCACTATATCCGCTTCTGTTTCGTGAAG GATGAGTCCACACTCCAGGCCATGGATGAGAAACTgcagaaatggaagaaggagCTCAGGCCCTGA
- the KYAT1 gene encoding kynurenine--oxoglutarate transaminase 1 isoform X1: MFVLHGVCDVSISYHGSWSDSWKSRGAKMWDWYSAWPTRPQIRDLWVWTFTQVSGWGTCRLSGCSGMSPVHHPVLEAGPGGQVLTLHLLLRVEFVKMASECDAVNLGQGFPDFPPPDFAVEAFQHALSSDFMLNQYTRAFGYPPLTKILASFFGKLLGQEIDPFKNVLVTVGAYGALFTAFQALVEEGDEVIIIEPFFDCYEPMTLMAGGHPVFVTLKPGPTRDGELDSSSNWQLDPTELASKFTSHTKALILNTPNNPVGKVFSKAELELVASLCQQHDVICISDEVYQWLVYDGYQHVSIASLPGMWERTLTIGSAGKTFSATGWKVGWVLGPDSLMKHLRTVHQNSIYHCPTQGQAAVAQSFEHEQLHFGQASSYFARFPQAMQRTRDHMIRSLQSVGLKPVVSQGSYFFMADISDFKSKMPDLPGDVDEPYDRRFVKWMIKTKGLVAIPVSTFYSVPHRKIFDHYIRFCFVKDESTLQAMDEKLQKWKKELRP, encoded by the exons ATGTTTGTGCTCCATGGGGTTTGTGACGTGAGCATTTCTTACCATGGATCCTGGTCGGACAGTTGGAAATCCCGGGGGGCTAAGATGTGGGATTGGTACAGTGCTTGGCCCACCCGACCTCAGATCAGGGACCTGTGGGTTTGGACCTTCACGCAGGTCTCGGGCTGGGGCACGTGCCGGCTCTCCGGTTGTTCTGGAATGAGCCCAGTGCATCATCCTGTCCTGGAAGCAGGTCCAGGCGGGCAGGTGCTGACTCTCCATTTGTTGCTCAGGGTGGAGTTTGTGAAAATGGCCAGTGAATGCGATGCTGTGAACTTGGGCCAAGGCTTCCCCGACTTCCCACCCCCAGATTTTGCTGTGGAAGCCTTTCAGCACGCCCTCAGCAGCGACTTCATGCTGAACCAGTACACCAGGGCATTT GGTTACCCACCCCTGACAAAGATCCTGGCAAGTTTCTTTGGGAAGCTGCTGGGACAGGAGATAGACCCGTTCAAGAACGTGCTGGTGACTGTGGGTGCCTATGGGGCCCTGTTCACAGCCTTCCAGGCCCTGGTGGAAGAAGGAGACGAG GTCATCATCATTGAGCCCTTTTTTGACTGTTATGAACCCATGACGTTGATGGCGGGGGGTCATCCTGTGTTTGTGACCTTGAAGCCG GGCCCTACTCGGGATGGGGAACTGGATTCCAGCAGCAACTGGCAGCTGGACCCCACAGAGCTGGCCAGCAAGTTTACCTCTCATACCAAAGCCCTAATTCTCAACACACCCAACAACCCTGTGGGAAAG GTGTTCTCCAAGGCGGAACTGGAGCTAGTGGCCAGCCTGTGCCAGCAGCATGACGTGATATGCATCTCTGACGAGGTCTACCAGTGGCTGGTCTACGACGGGTACCAGCATGTCAGCATCG CCAGTCTTCCTGGTATGTGGGAACGCACCCTGACCATTGGCAGCGCTGGCAAGACCTTCAGCGCCACTGGCTGGAAG GTGGGCTGGGTCCTGGGCCCGGACAGCCTCATGAAACACCTGCGCACGGTGCACCAGAACTCTATCTACCACTGTCCCACGCAGGGTCAG GCGGCAGTGGCCCAGAGCTTCGAGCACGAGCAGCTTCACTTTGGCCAAGCCAGCAGCTACTTTGCGCGGTTCCCGCAGGCCATGCAGCGCACCCGTGACCACATGATACGCAGCCTGCAGTCTGTGGGCTTGAAGCCCGTGGTCTCCCAGGGCAGCTACTTCTTCATGGCAGACATCTCAGACTTCA AGAGCAAGATGCCCGACTTGCCTGGTGACGTGGATGAGCCCTACGACAGACGCTTCGTCAAGTGGATGATCAAAACCAAG ggctTGGTGGCCATCCCGGTCTCCACCTTCTACAGCGTGCCTCATCGGAAGATCTTTGACCACTATATCCGCTTCTGTTTCGTGAAG GATGAGTCCACACTCCAGGCCATGGATGAGAAACTgcagaaatggaagaaggagCTCAGGCCCTGA
- the KYAT1 gene encoding kynurenine--oxoglutarate transaminase 1 isoform X2, whose amino-acid sequence MFRNVAAISLQLMGPLQRKKAGTSVTRCLHQTLTMAKRVQARRLDGIDHNPWVEFVKMASECDAVNLGQGFPDFPPPDFAVEAFQHALSSDFMLNQYTRAFGYPPLTKILASFFGKLLGQEIDPFKNVLVTVGAYGALFTAFQALVEEGDEVIIIEPFFDCYEPMTLMAGGHPVFVTLKPGPTRDGELDSSSNWQLDPTELASKFTSHTKALILNTPNNPVGKVFSKAELELVASLCQQHDVICISDEVYQWLVYDGYQHVSIASLPGMWERTLTIGSAGKTFSATGWKVGWVLGPDSLMKHLRTVHQNSIYHCPTQGQAAVAQSFEHEQLHFGQASSYFARFPQAMQRTRDHMIRSLQSVGLKPVVSQGSYFFMADISDFKSKMPDLPGDVDEPYDRRFVKWMIKTKGLVAIPVSTFYSVPHRKIFDHYIRFCFVKDESTLQAMDEKLQKWKKELRP is encoded by the exons ATGTTCAGGAATGTGGCAGCCATCTCTTTACAGCTGATGGGGCCCCTCCAGAGAAAGAAGGCTGGAACTTCTGTCACTCGGTGCTTGCACCAGACT CTCACCATGGCCAAGAGGGTGCAAGCTCGCAGGCTGGACGGGATTGACCACAACCCATG GGTGGAGTTTGTGAAAATGGCCAGTGAATGCGATGCTGTGAACTTGGGCCAAGGCTTCCCCGACTTCCCACCCCCAGATTTTGCTGTGGAAGCCTTTCAGCACGCCCTCAGCAGCGACTTCATGCTGAACCAGTACACCAGGGCATTT GGTTACCCACCCCTGACAAAGATCCTGGCAAGTTTCTTTGGGAAGCTGCTGGGACAGGAGATAGACCCGTTCAAGAACGTGCTGGTGACTGTGGGTGCCTATGGGGCCCTGTTCACAGCCTTCCAGGCCCTGGTGGAAGAAGGAGACGAG GTCATCATCATTGAGCCCTTTTTTGACTGTTATGAACCCATGACGTTGATGGCGGGGGGTCATCCTGTGTTTGTGACCTTGAAGCCG GGCCCTACTCGGGATGGGGAACTGGATTCCAGCAGCAACTGGCAGCTGGACCCCACAGAGCTGGCCAGCAAGTTTACCTCTCATACCAAAGCCCTAATTCTCAACACACCCAACAACCCTGTGGGAAAG GTGTTCTCCAAGGCGGAACTGGAGCTAGTGGCCAGCCTGTGCCAGCAGCATGACGTGATATGCATCTCTGACGAGGTCTACCAGTGGCTGGTCTACGACGGGTACCAGCATGTCAGCATCG CCAGTCTTCCTGGTATGTGGGAACGCACCCTGACCATTGGCAGCGCTGGCAAGACCTTCAGCGCCACTGGCTGGAAG GTGGGCTGGGTCCTGGGCCCGGACAGCCTCATGAAACACCTGCGCACGGTGCACCAGAACTCTATCTACCACTGTCCCACGCAGGGTCAG GCGGCAGTGGCCCAGAGCTTCGAGCACGAGCAGCTTCACTTTGGCCAAGCCAGCAGCTACTTTGCGCGGTTCCCGCAGGCCATGCAGCGCACCCGTGACCACATGATACGCAGCCTGCAGTCTGTGGGCTTGAAGCCCGTGGTCTCCCAGGGCAGCTACTTCTTCATGGCAGACATCTCAGACTTCA AGAGCAAGATGCCCGACTTGCCTGGTGACGTGGATGAGCCCTACGACAGACGCTTCGTCAAGTGGATGATCAAAACCAAG ggctTGGTGGCCATCCCGGTCTCCACCTTCTACAGCGTGCCTCATCGGAAGATCTTTGACCACTATATCCGCTTCTGTTTCGTGAAG GATGAGTCCACACTCCAGGCCATGGATGAGAAACTgcagaaatggaagaaggagCTCAGGCCCTGA